The Paramormyrops kingsleyae isolate MSU_618 chromosome 11, PKINGS_0.4, whole genome shotgun sequence genome includes a window with the following:
- the LOC111859381 gene encoding leukotriene B4 receptor 1-like — protein MLQPNSSVSNCTSWIHGPPSQTLAPSVVLALCFFIGVPGNIVVIMVILRNFKKGIFTVRLMLNLAVSDFLCLVSLPVWVYAIVHGWTLGTELCKFFSYFVYCSQFVSVWTVTLMSVQRYIQILYSKDRIWLRLRGTVERVLLVSLWIVGGALASPAIFYSDAVCRRDRLRCQKTTSSDAEKVVVLLLETLFGFLVPFFIIVVFYLRLHKKLNQHPLFHNERTTKLVSRIIAAFFIFWIPLHIINMVDIASVLLRTSNPGAYNSLKKFRRISGDFSKALIFINCCVNPFLYTFASRNLRRDFGQSGSA, from the coding sequence ATGCTGCAGCCCAACTCCTCTGTTTCCAACTGCACCTCCTGGATCCATGGACCTCCGTCTCAGACATTGGCTCCCAGTGTGGTTCTGGCCTTGTGCTTTTTTATCGGTGTCCCGGGAAACATTGTGGTGATCATGGTGATACTTCGCAATTTCAAGAAGGGAATCTTTACCGTGAGACTGATGCTGAACCTGGCCGTGTCTGACTTCCTTTGCCTTGTCAGTCTCCCAGTGTGGGTGTATGCTATTGTACATGGTTGGACTCTTGGTACTGAACTCTGTAAGTTTTTCTCCTATTTTGTCTACTGCAGTCAATTTGTTAGTGTGTGGACAGTCACCCTGATGAGCGTACAGCGTTATATACAGATTCTGTACTCCAAGGACAGAATCTGGCTGAGACTGCGTGGGACTGTGGAGAGGGTGCTGCTGGTCAGTCTGTGGATTGTGGGTGGGGCCCTTGCTTCTCCTGCCATCTTCTACAGTGATGCCGTGTGTCGGAGAGATCGGCTGAGGTGCCAGAAGACAACCAGCTCGGATGCTGAGAAAGTGGTGGTCCTTCTGCTGGAGACTCTCTTTGGTTTCCTTGTCCCCTTTTTCATCATTGTCGTATTCTATCTCCGTCTTCACAAGAAATTAAATCAGCACCCTTTATTTCATAATGAAAGGACCACTAAGCTTGTTTCCAGGATTATTGCGGCATTCTTCATCTTCTGGATCCCTTTGCATATCATCAATATGGTGGACATTGCATCAGTTTTACTCAGAACATCTAACCCAGGTGCATATAATAGCTTAAAGAAATTCAGAAGGATAAGCGGAGACTTTTCAAAAGCTCTGATTTTCATCAACTGCTGTGTCAACCCCTTCCTGTACACCTTTGCCTCCCGAAATCTTCGCCGAGATTTCGGTCAGTCTGGGTCGGCGTAG